In Alkalihalobacillus sp. AL-G, the genomic stretch GCTAAATCAACCCTATATGAACTCATTAATGAAATGGATGAAGAAATGACACGTCGCTTCAGTGAATCGTTTTTCGAAATTCGTGAACACTTCAGAACGATTTTTACAGAATTATTTGGCGGGGGGAAGGCAGATCTCCAGTTAACGGATCCAGAGGATTTATTGAATACCGGTGTAGATATCCTTGCGCAGCCACCAGGTAAGAAGCTTCAGCATCTTGCCTTACTTTCTGGGGGAGAACGCGCACTCACTGCGATAGCTCTGTTATTTGGAATTTTAAAGGTTCGTCCAGTTCCGTTTTGCATTCTTGATGAGGTGGAGGCAGCTCTTGACGATGCGAATGTAAGCCGATTCGCCAAGTTTTTACGAACCTTCAGTAAACAAACTCAGTTCATCGTTGTTACTCACCGTAAAGGAACGATGGAAGAAGCCGATGTATTGTATGGAGTAACGATGCAGGAATCAGGTGTTTCAAATCTTGTTTCGGTTAAATTAGAGGAATCAAAAGAACTTGTCACAACATAGGCACGTAGGAGGCAATGTATGAGTTTTTTTAAGAAGTTAAAAGAAAAGATGACGACACAAAGTGATACGGTTACTGAAAAATTCAAGGATGGCTTGACGAAGACACGGACATCCTTTTCGAGTAAAGTGAATAATCTTGTCAAACGATATCGTAAAGTGGATGAAGATTTCTTTGAAGAACTAGAAGAAATTTTGATCGAAGCAGATGTGGGTGTCGCTACTGTAATGGATCTGATTGATGAATTGAAGGATGAAGCTAGAACTCGGAACATTAAAGAGACGATTGAACTCCAATCGGTCATTTCTGAAAAGCTTGCAGAGCTTCTTCATAAAGAAAATGAGGATTCAAAGCTCAACCTTCAAGAAAACGAGCTTACCATCATACTTTTTGTAGGAGTCAATGGAGTCGGGAAAACGACATCGATCGGGAAGCTGGCACACAAGCTGAAGTCGGAAGGAAAATCGGTCTTGCTTGCAGCGGGCGATACATTCCGTGCTGGAGCAATTGAGCAATTAGAAGTATGGGGCGATCGTGTCGGTGTTGATGTTGTAAAGCATAGCGAGGGATCAGACCCTGCTGCAGTCGTTTATGATGCGGTTAAATCTGCTCAATCAAAAGAGGTGGACGTATTGTTATGCGATACCGCCGGCCGATTACAAAACAAAGTGAATTTAATGAACGAACTTGAAAAAATCAAGCGGGTCATCAGCAGAGAGGTCCCAGGAGCGCCACACGAGGTTTTGCTTGTAGTGGACGCGACAACAGGACAAAATGCGATGAGCCAAGCGAAGACGTTTAGTAAAACAACTGATGTATCAGGAATTGTGTTAACAAAATTGGATGGAACAGCAAAAGGCGGTATCGTTCTTGCTATCCGTCATGAACTCGACATCCCTGTGAAGCTTGTCGGTCTTGGTGAAAAGGTAGAGGATCTTTACGAATTCGATCCAGACCAATTTGTATATGGACTGTTTGCCGATATAATGAGTGAAACGGAAGAAGAATAGAGATCTTGAAAAAAAATTCATTTTACATCGGAGCTTACCGGTTCTATACTTTGCGTGAATTCCGGCTTTGCTAACCGGTTTCCAAGGCGTCCTCTCCTGAAATTAGGAAACGGCGCCTTTTTTCATCAAAACTTTCCGAAAAATTAGCGGGAGCGTCCTGAACAAGAGGTTTTCTTGATAGAATCTTCCGCATTTTAGGAGGAAGCGTCCAAAATTCGAGGTTTGCATGACAAACATTCCCATATTATAGGTGTGATGATGTCCAGTATGACTGGTTTAATTCGAAACCGGAAGCACCGTACCTTCTCCACCTCTGTTAAGAAAAAAACTTGACAATGAAATCAAGGGCATGTAATATAATTACACGTAAAGGCATTTCGCTTAACAAGGGGTGATCCGGTGCTCGAGAAAACAACGCGGATTAATTATTTATTCGATTTTTATCATGCGTTATTAACTCCGAAACAACGGAACTATATGGCACTTTATTACCTCGATGACCTGTCCCTTGGAGAGATCGCCGAACAATATGAAGTCAGCCGTCAGGCCGTATACGATAATATCAAGCGAACAGAATCAATGCTTGATGAATATGAGGAAAAGCTTGGGCTTCTCGAGAAATACCAACAGCGTAATCAACTCTTGACCGATTTTCGTCAACTAGCTGAGAAGCAATCCGATAAGGAAAAACTTCTTAATTTGATCAATCGGATCGAGAAATTGGATTAGGAGGCGGCATAATTATGGCATTTGAGGGATTAGCCGACCGACTTCAACAAACACTTCAAAAAGTCCGAGGTAAAGGAAAAGTTACCGAAGCGGACGTAAAAGTAATGATGCGAGAGGTTCGATTGGCATTACTTGAAGCTGACGTTAATTTTAAGGTTGTAAAGCAATTCATCGCAAAAGTGAAGGAACGTGCTATAGGTCAAGAAGTTCTGGAAAGTCTTACACCTGGTCAACAAGTCGTAAAAGTTGTCAATGAGGAATTGACCGCACTAATGGGTGGGGAGCAAAGTAAGCTTGCTGTTGCAAACCGTCCGCCAACTGTGATCATGATGGTTGGTTTACAAGGTGCAGGCAAGACGACCTCAACTGGGAAACTAGCGAACCATTTAAGGAAGAAGCATAACCGAAATCCTTTACTTGTTGCAGCCGATGTATATCGTCCTGCCGCAATCAACCAGTTACAAACATTAGGTAAGCAGCTAGGTATGCCAGTGTTTGATCTTGGTACAGACACTAGTCCTGTTGAGATTGCGAAACAAGGTGTTGAACAAGCAAAGGAAGAGCATCAAGATTATGTGATTGTCGATACTGCTGGACGTTTACACGTTGATGAGGGATTGATGGAAGAGCTTTCGAACATTAAGGAAGCCGTCAACCCAGATGAAATTCTTCTCGTCGTTGATGCGATGACCGGACAAGATGCTGTCAATGTTGCACAAAGCTTTCATGACCAACTAGGTCTTACGGGTGTTGTGCTGACGAAGCTTGATGGAGATACACGAGGCGGGGCTGCATTATCGATTAAATCTGTAACGGACACGCCGATTAAATTTGTCGGTATGGGCGAAAAACTTGATGCACTTGAGCCTTTTCATCCTGAACGGATGTCATCAAGAATTCTTGGCATGGGAGATGTCCTTTCACTCATTGAAAAGGCAGAAACGAATGTCGATGAAAAGAAGGCGAAAGAGCTCGAGCAGAAGATGCGAACGATGAGCTTTACATTCGATGATTTTCTAGAACAGCTTACACAAGTCCGAAGCATGGGACCGCTAGATGAATTGCTGGGAATGCTTCCAGGTGCTGGACAGATGAAGCAGTTGAAAAACGTCAAAGTCGACGAAAATCAGCTTAACCATGTTGAAGCGATTATTCAGTCGATGACCAAAAATGAAAAGCTGCAGCCAGAAGTCATTAATGCCAGTCGTAAGAAACGAATCGCAAAAGGAAGTGGTCGCCCGATTCAAGAGGTCAATCGACTCTTGAAGCAATTTGAGGACATGAAGAAAATGATGAAGCAAATGACCAACATGTCCAAAGGTAAGAAAAAGGGTGGAATGAAGTTTCCATTCATGTAAGGAAGTTCAAAAAGTATCCAAGGGCTCATGTACCTGCGTCCACAAGTAAACGTTCCGAGGTAAGCTTCCTCGGTACAACTCGTAGTCTTCGTGCAAGTACCGCTCGTTGATAAACGGCGAATTTCTTCGTTCCTTGAAAAAGAAGTACACTTTTTCTGCGTTCGAAGAATTACGATAGAAGATAATTCTCGTGCTCGGTTTTTCCGGTCCTCACGTATTAATAGCATACGTTCTGGTCCTCAAAACAGTCGCGCCTCGAACTTTCGACGCACAGGACGTGCTAGTACTGGCGTTGTCACAGGACGTGACGTTCTTAGCCAGTGTTGTTTCTGATTCGTCTACTTTTTGAACACACATTAAAACAGGTTGGATCGGTATAAATTACCGTGAAAAATATAAAAACTATACAGAATATTACAGGAGGAATTATAGATATGGCAGTTAAAATTCGTTTAAAGCGTATGGGAGCAAAAAGATCTCCATTTTACCGTTTAGTAGTTGCAGACTCACGTTCTCCTCGTGACGGACGTTTCATTGAGGAAATTGGATACTACAACCCAGTAACACAGCCAGTTGATATAAAAATCGATGAAGAAAAGGCTCTTGATTGGATGTTGAAGGGTGCTAAGCCGTCTGATACTGTCCGTAACCTTTTTTCTAACGCTGGTCTAATGGAAAAGCTCCACAACGCCAAAAACCAAAAATAGTATAGGATGTGACTTAGATGGAAGAGTTGATCGAAACAATCGTAAAAGCTCTTGTCGACCATCCAGATGAAGTACACATCGAAGAAGTGCAAAGCAATCATTCGATCACATACCAGCTTCGGGTCCATAATGAAGATATGGGGAAAGTAATCGGAAAGCAAGGGCGGATTGCAAAGGCCATCCGAACGGTGATCAATGCTGCTGGAACGAATGAAAAGAAAAAGATAAATTTAGAGATTGTTTAGAAAAGGTGGGGGCGATAATCCTCACCTTTTCTTTGAAGATTAAGAGGGTATTTATTTTTGCTTAGAAGATGTAATGCCTAGATCCAGCGCCCTGTCACACGGAGCATTTCACCCCCCTGCGACGGCGACTGCCACCTCGGTGGTCCTCCCGTGACATTCCTGACTACCCAGGGGCGCTTACGCTTTTCTTTGTCTAGCTCTAGCGCCCAGGTGCTCGAGTCGCTTCGATTCTTCCACAAACACAAAAAGCGTGTTGTGTTCCAGAATCTCCATCGCTTGCACCACAGGCATAAGTGCAACATAGGCGATCGCCTTCGCTATGCTCGGCACTAGCCTTGTTTTCTTTATCGCACCTAACAGGGCGCTTACGCTTTTCTTTTAGTATAGATTTGATGATGTTTATTCAACATAGTAATAAGAATGATCGGGGGAACGTTTATGAGCGAATGGCTGAATGTAGGAAAGATTGTGAATACGCACGGTATTAAAGGTGAAGTCCGTGTAATTACGCGTTCCGATTTTTCAGAGGAAAGATATGAGGTAGGCAGCACTTTATATTTGTTTCATCCTGAACGTGATGGTTCTAAGCCATTAAAGGTAAGATCTCACAGGAAGCACAAGCAGTTTGATCTGGTAGCTTTCGAGGATCATCCATTTATCAACGATGTTGAAGGCTATAAAGGCGGGATGTTGAAGGTTTCAAAGGAAACGTTATCTGACCTTCCTGAAGGAGAATACTATTACTATGAAATTATCGGGTGTGACGTCTATACGATGGATGAAAATAAAATCGGCGAAGTGCGGGACATCCTCTCTCCAGGAGCAAATGATGTCTGGGTCGTTTATAATGAGGAGCGAAGAAAAGAGTACTTGATACCCTACATCGATCCTATTATAAAAAAGGTAGATCCCGCTAATAAAAAAGTCTGGATTGAACCGATGGAAGGGTTACTGGAATGAAGATAGATATTTTAAGTTTATTTCCAGAAATGTTTGAGGGTGTTTTGAATAGCTCTATTCTTAAAAAAGCCCAAGAAAAAAGTGCTGTTCAGTTTAAGGTGATTGACTTTCGAGCATTCGCTGAAAATAAACATAAAAAAGTAGATGATTATCCTTATGGCGGAGGTGCGGGTATGGTTTTAGCCCCACAGCCGATCTTCGATGCAGTAGAATCGTTAACAAAAGACTCTGCAAGTCCGAGGATTGTTTTAATGTGTCCTCAAGGAGAAAGATTGACACAGGAGAAATCAGAGGAGCTTGCCAAAGAGGATCATCTCATATTTGTATGCGGACATTATGAGGGGTATGATGAACGGATCAGACAACATATTGTAACCGACGAAATTTCAATCGGGGATTACGTCCTGACAGGCGGAGAATTAGCAGCCATGGTCGTTGTAGACAGTGTGACTCGATTGCTTCCGGGCGTACTTGGAAACGCTGAATCTTCGCAACAGGATTCGTATTCATCAGGACTTCTAGAACACCCCCACTACACAAGACCTGCAGATTTCAGAGGGCTGAAAGTACCTGACGTTTTATTATCAGGAGATCATGCAAAAATACAAAAATGGCGGGAAAAGGAATCTGTCAGGAGAACATACGAGCGTCGCCCAGATTTATTAGATAAGGGTGATCGTACAAGCGAAGAAAAACAGTGGCTGAGAGGACTGGAAGAGCGTAAAGGAAAATAACGATTTATGCAAATTTCATTGCTTCAAACCAAGGTTTATGCTATGATAGTCTTTGTGGCTTATGCCAGTAGATTACGATGTTCCGCTGCAATGATACAAAAGCATTGACAAGAGCATTTGTAAGGAAGGAGGAATACCGATGCAACAACTTTTCAAAGATATCACAAAAGAGCAATTAAAGAGTGATTTACCTAAATTCCGTGCAGGAGATACTGTACGTGTTGACGTTAAAGTCGTTGAAGGGACGCGTGAACGTATCCAGGTATTCGAAGGTGTCGTAATCAAGCGCCGTGGATCTGGCATCAGCGAAACGTTTACAGTACGTAAGATTTCTTACGGAGTTGGAGTAGAGCGTGCATTCCCAGTACACTCTCCAAAAATCGCTAAGATCGATGTTGTTCGCCGTGGTAAAGTACGTCGTGCGAAGCTTTACTATCTACGTGCATTACGCGGAAAAGCAGCTCGAATCAAAGAAATTCGATAAAGAAATAATTAAGAAGGAGCTTGGAGACAAGCTCCTTTTTTACACTTTAAAGAAAGTATAATCATACATATTTTTTTAATGATTCATTGTAAAGAATTTTATATAATAGAATGAAAAAGAGATATTGATTCTAAATGGGGTGGGGAAATGGCTAGCCGAAAAAGCGAATCTTGGGAATGGGTGAAGGCACTATTAATAGCACTGGTCATTGCGGCAGGAATCCGTTATTTTATTTTTGCTCCTATCATCGTTGATGGAGAATCGATGATGCCGACACTGCATCACCAAGATATGTTGATTGTGAATAAGCTAAGTTACACGATTGGTGAACCGGAACGATTTGATATTATCGTCTTTCATGCACCAGAGGGTAAAGATTATATTAAACGAATTATCGGTTTACCAGGGGATAAGATTGAGTATAAGGATGACAAACTATACGTAAACGAAAAGGCCATTCCTGAACCTTATTTAAAAGAATACAAACAAGCGCTTTCAGAGGGTAACCTTACGTATAATTTTGAACTTGATAACCAGATTGGCCAAGCGACTGTTCCAGAGGGGCATGTGTTCGTCATGGGAGATAATCGACGGCACAGCAAAGACAGCCGTAACATCGGCACCGTTTCTTTGGAAGGGGTTATCGGAGAGGCTAATGTCATTTTTTGGCCATTACAACATTTTAACGTCTTGGAGTAGGTGAACAGCATGCAAATTCAATGGTTTCCTGGACATATGGCAAAGGCAAGAAGAGAAATTACAGAAAAACTGAAAATGATTGATGTCGTTATTGAGTTAGTTGATGCTCGGATACCGTTGTCATCACGGAACCCAATGATCGATCAAATTGTAGAGCATAAGCCAAGGCTTGTGCTTCTTAATAAATCTGATATGGCAGACCCAGCAGCAACGAAAATGTGGGAAAACTATTTTGCAGATAAAGGGTTGTTGACGTTAACGGTCAATTCGAAAACGGGACAGGGGCTCGAAAAAATAAGTACCAATACTAAAGAGCTTATGAAAGATAAAATAG encodes the following:
- the rplS gene encoding 50S ribosomal protein L19; translation: MQQLFKDITKEQLKSDLPKFRAGDTVRVDVKVVEGTRERIQVFEGVVIKRRGSGISETFTVRKISYGVGVERAFPVHSPKIAKIDVVRRGKVRRAKLYYLRALRGKAARIKEIR
- the ftsY gene encoding signal recognition particle-docking protein FtsY, translated to MSFFKKLKEKMTTQSDTVTEKFKDGLTKTRTSFSSKVNNLVKRYRKVDEDFFEELEEILIEADVGVATVMDLIDELKDEARTRNIKETIELQSVISEKLAELLHKENEDSKLNLQENELTIILFVGVNGVGKTTSIGKLAHKLKSEGKSVLLAAGDTFRAGAIEQLEVWGDRVGVDVVKHSEGSDPAAVVYDAVKSAQSKEVDVLLCDTAGRLQNKVNLMNELEKIKRVISREVPGAPHEVLLVVDATTGQNAMSQAKTFSKTTDVSGIVLTKLDGTAKGGIVLAIRHELDIPVKLVGLGEKVEDLYEFDPDQFVYGLFADIMSETEEE
- the lepB gene encoding signal peptidase I codes for the protein MASRKSESWEWVKALLIALVIAAGIRYFIFAPIIVDGESMMPTLHHQDMLIVNKLSYTIGEPERFDIIVFHAPEGKDYIKRIIGLPGDKIEYKDDKLYVNEKAIPEPYLKEYKQALSEGNLTYNFELDNQIGQATVPEGHVFVMGDNRRHSKDSRNIGTVSLEGVIGEANVIFWPLQHFNVLE
- the trmD gene encoding tRNA (guanosine(37)-N1)-methyltransferase TrmD — protein: MKIDILSLFPEMFEGVLNSSILKKAQEKSAVQFKVIDFRAFAENKHKKVDDYPYGGGAGMVLAPQPIFDAVESLTKDSASPRIVLMCPQGERLTQEKSEELAKEDHLIFVCGHYEGYDERIRQHIVTDEISIGDYVLTGGELAAMVVVDSVTRLLPGVLGNAESSQQDSYSSGLLEHPHYTRPADFRGLKVPDVLLSGDHAKIQKWREKESVRRTYERRPDLLDKGDRTSEEKQWLRGLEERKGK
- the rimM gene encoding ribosome maturation factor RimM (Essential for efficient processing of 16S rRNA), whose translation is MSEWLNVGKIVNTHGIKGEVRVITRSDFSEERYEVGSTLYLFHPERDGSKPLKVRSHRKHKQFDLVAFEDHPFINDVEGYKGGMLKVSKETLSDLPEGEYYYYEIIGCDVYTMDENKIGEVRDILSPGANDVWVVYNEERRKEYLIPYIDPIIKKVDPANKKVWIEPMEGLLE
- the rpsP gene encoding 30S ribosomal protein S16; this encodes MAVKIRLKRMGAKRSPFYRLVVADSRSPRDGRFIEEIGYYNPVTQPVDIKIDEEKALDWMLKGAKPSDTVRNLFSNAGLMEKLHNAKNQK
- a CDS encoding KH domain-containing protein gives rise to the protein MEELIETIVKALVDHPDEVHIEEVQSNHSITYQLRVHNEDMGKVIGKQGRIAKAIRTVINAAGTNEKKKINLEIV
- a CDS encoding putative DNA-binding protein → MLEKTTRINYLFDFYHALLTPKQRNYMALYYLDDLSLGEIAEQYEVSRQAVYDNIKRTESMLDEYEEKLGLLEKYQQRNQLLTDFRQLAEKQSDKEKLLNLINRIEKLD
- the ffh gene encoding signal recognition particle protein: MAFEGLADRLQQTLQKVRGKGKVTEADVKVMMREVRLALLEADVNFKVVKQFIAKVKERAIGQEVLESLTPGQQVVKVVNEELTALMGGEQSKLAVANRPPTVIMMVGLQGAGKTTSTGKLANHLRKKHNRNPLLVAADVYRPAAINQLQTLGKQLGMPVFDLGTDTSPVEIAKQGVEQAKEEHQDYVIVDTAGRLHVDEGLMEELSNIKEAVNPDEILLVVDAMTGQDAVNVAQSFHDQLGLTGVVLTKLDGDTRGGAALSIKSVTDTPIKFVGMGEKLDALEPFHPERMSSRILGMGDVLSLIEKAETNVDEKKAKELEQKMRTMSFTFDDFLEQLTQVRSMGPLDELLGMLPGAGQMKQLKNVKVDENQLNHVEAIIQSMTKNEKLQPEVINASRKKRIAKGSGRPIQEVNRLLKQFEDMKKMMKQMTNMSKGKKKGGMKFPFM